A genomic window from Zalophus californianus isolate mZalCal1 chromosome 13, mZalCal1.pri.v2, whole genome shotgun sequence includes:
- the LOC118356229 gene encoding LOW QUALITY PROTEIN: olfactory receptor 1J4-like (The sequence of the model RefSeq protein was modified relative to this genomic sequence to represent the inferred CDS: inserted 3 bases in 3 codons) gives MRKENQSSISEFLLLGLPIRPEQQGVFFTLFLGMYLTTVLGNLLIILLIRMDSRLHTPMYFFLSHLALTDVSFSSIMVPKMLINMHFQDQSIPYAGCIIQMYFFIFFTDLDNFLLTSMAYDRYVAICHPLHYTTIMRERXCILLVAVSWILSCASALSHTLLLAQLCFCADNTIPHFFCDLGVPLKLSCSDTSLNELVTFTAGVAVFALPLICILISYGHIGAXILKVPSARGIFKTLSTCGSHLSVVXLYYGIIIGLYFFPSSGSSSDNIIASVMYTVVTPLLNPFIYSLRNRDMKGALEKLFNRARVLCR, from the exons ATGAGGAAGGAGAACCAGAGCAGCATTTCTGAGTTCCTCCTCCTGGGGCTCCCCATCCGGCCAGAGCAGCAGGGCGTGTTCTTCACCCTGTTCCTGGGCATGTACCTGACCACGGTGCTGGGGAACCTGCTCATCATCCTGCTCATCAGGATGGATTCTcgcctccacacccccatgtacttcttcctcagcCACTTGGCCCTCACAGATGTCTCCTTTTCATCCATCATGGTCCCCAAGATGCTGATAAACATGCACTTTCAAGATCAATCCATCCCCTATGCAGGGTGTATAATACAgatgtattttttcatattttttactgATCTGGACAATTTCCTTCTCACCTCCATGGCATATGATCGGTATGTGGCTATCTGTCACCCTCTCCACTACACCACCATCATGAGAGAGA GGTGTATCTTGCTAGTAGCTGTATCCTGGATCCTCTCCTGTGCCAGTGCCCTGTCTCACACCCTCCTTTTGGCCCAGCTGTGCTTTTGTGCTGACAACACCATCCCCCATTTCTTCTGTGACCTTGGTGTCCCGCTCAAGCTCTCCTGCTCAGACACATCACTTAATGAGCTGGTCACTTTCACAGCAGGAGTGGCAGTCTTTGCCCTCCCTCTAATATGCATCTTGATCTCTTATGGCCACATTGGAG CCATTCTGAAGGTTCCATCTGCCAGGGGGATCTTCAAAACCTTATCCACATGTGGCTCCCACCTCTCTGTGG TCTTGTATTATGGGATAATTATTgggctttattttttcccctcatctGGCAGTTCCAGTGACAACATAATTGCCTCTGTGATGTACACAGTGGTCACTCCATTGCTTAACCCTTTCATTTATAGCCTAAGGAATAGAGACATGAAGGGGGCCCTGGAGAAACTCTTCAACAGGGCAAGAGTCTTATGTCGGTGA